From the genome of Papaver somniferum cultivar HN1 chromosome 2, ASM357369v1, whole genome shotgun sequence, one region includes:
- the LOC113347604 gene encoding rapid alkalinization factor-like — protein MGKGMSILLVICAVVFLMVISSNVEAFGEHNLDWMPSSFGEGTIGESLEIEEFQMDSEISRRILATTKYISYGALRRNTVPCSRRGASYYNCKPGAQANPYSRGCSKLSRCRS, from the coding sequence ATGGGTAAGGGCATGTCAATTCTATTGGTGATTTGTGCGGTGGTGTTTTTGATGGTGATTTCGTCGAATGTGGAAGCTTTTGGAGAACACAACTTGGATTGGATGCCGTCTTCGTTTGGTGAAGGGACAATCGGAGAATCTTTGGAAATTGAAGAGTTTCAGATGGATTCAGAGATTAGTAGACGTATTCTAGCAACGACGAAGTATATTAGTTACGGTGCATTGAGGAGGAATACTGTTCCTTGTTCAAGAAGAGGTGCATCTTACTATAATTGTAAACCAGGTGCTCAGGCTAATCCTTACAGCCGTGGGTGCAGCAAATTGAGCAGATGCAGAAGTTAG